A single window of Methylomarinum sp. Ch1-1 DNA harbors:
- the ctaD gene encoding cytochrome c oxidase subunit I, whose amino-acid sequence MSAVVAEHDDHHDHGPEKGILRWIVTTNHKDIGTLYLLFALVMFFVGGAMALVIRSELFEPGMQFVDPQFFNSMTTMHALIMVFGAVMPAFVGLANWMIPMMIGAPDMALPRMNNMSFWMLVAGALLLASTLFMEGGAPASGWTLYPPLVLQTGDALPFAIFSVHLLGISSIMGAINIIATIFNMRAPGMTLMKMPLFVWTWLITAFLLIAIMPVFAGAVTMLLTDRFFDTSFFDAAGGGDPVLYQHIFWFFGHPEVYVMILPTFGVASTIIPVFARKPLFGYASMVYATAAIAFLSFIVWAHHMFTVGMPVAGELYFMYATMLIAIPTGVKVFNWTATMWKGSMTFETPMLFSIAFVVLFTMGGFTGLMMSVAPSDFQYHDTYFIVAHFHYTLVPASIFILMAAGYFWLPKWTGNMYNERIGKLHFWLSAISVNILFFPQHFLGLAGMPRRIPDYAVQFADWNMISSIGAFIYGFSQLLFVYIVIDTIRGGTGEKVTDEVWEDAHKHSLEWTLPSPPPYHTFTTPPEKIPTEHF is encoded by the coding sequence ATGTCTGCTGTAGTAGCTGAACATGATGATCATCATGATCACGGCCCTGAAAAGGGCATTTTAAGGTGGATTGTCACCACTAACCATAAGGACATCGGTACGTTATATCTGCTGTTTGCGCTGGTGATGTTTTTCGTCGGCGGTGCGATGGCGTTGGTCATTCGTTCGGAATTGTTCGAACCGGGCATGCAGTTTGTCGATCCGCAATTTTTCAACTCGATGACCACGATGCACGCCTTGATCATGGTGTTCGGCGCGGTGATGCCGGCCTTCGTCGGCCTGGCCAACTGGATGATACCGATGATGATCGGTGCGCCGGACATGGCCTTGCCGCGGATGAACAACATGAGTTTCTGGATGTTGGTGGCAGGCGCCTTGCTTCTGGCCAGCACGCTGTTCATGGAAGGCGGGGCGCCGGCTTCCGGTTGGACGCTGTATCCGCCGCTGGTTTTGCAAACGGGTGATGCGCTGCCATTCGCAATCTTCTCCGTGCATTTATTAGGTATTTCATCGATCATGGGCGCGATCAACATTATCGCGACGATTTTCAACATGCGCGCGCCCGGCATGACTTTGATGAAAATGCCTCTGTTCGTCTGGACCTGGTTGATCACCGCCTTCCTGCTGATCGCGATTATGCCGGTATTCGCAGGCGCCGTGACGATGCTGTTGACCGACCGTTTCTTCGACACCAGCTTCTTCGATGCGGCCGGTGGCGGCGATCCGGTCTTGTATCAACACATTTTCTGGTTTTTCGGCCATCCCGAAGTGTATGTGATGATTCTGCCGACGTTCGGCGTCGCATCGACGATCATTCCGGTTTTCGCCCGCAAGCCATTATTCGGTTACGCCTCGATGGTTTATGCGACCGCGGCGATCGCCTTTTTGTCTTTCATCGTTTGGGCTCACCACATGTTCACCGTCGGTATGCCGGTGGCCGGTGAGTTGTACTTCATGTATGCGACGATGCTGATTGCGATTCCGACCGGGGTCAAGGTGTTCAACTGGACCGCGACGATGTGGAAAGGCTCGATGACCTTCGAAACGCCGATGCTGTTCTCGATCGCCTTCGTCGTACTGTTTACGATGGGAGGATTCACCGGGTTGATGATGTCCGTTGCGCCATCCGATTTTCAATATCACGATACCTATTTCATCGTCGCCCATTTCCATTACACGCTGGTTCCTGCGTCCATCTTCATTCTGATGGCGGCGGGTTATTTCTGGCTGCCTAAATGGACCGGCAACATGTATAACGAAAGAATCGGCAAGCTGCATTTCTGGTTGTCGGCGATTTCCGTTAATATCCTGTTCTTTCCGCAGCACTTCCTGGGCTTGGCCGGCATGCCGCGCCGTATTCCAGACTATGCGGTGCAATTCGCCGATTGGAACATGATCTCCAGCATCGGTGCGTTTATTTACGGTTTCAGCCAGTTGTTGTTTGTTTATATCGTGATCGACACGATTAGAGGCGGCACCGGGGAAAAAGTGACGGATGAAGTCTGGGAAGACGCCCACAAGCATAGCCTGGAATGGACCCTGCCTTCGCCACCGCCGTATCATACGTTCACGACTCCACCTGAGAAGATTCCAACGGAACACTTCTAA
- a CDS encoding cytochrome c oxidase assembly protein produces the protein MMNSVERKNTRLVVKLALIVLAMFGFGYALVPIYNVFCDITGLNGKTAESAAQEVRYEIDPAREITMEFLTSLNESAPMSFSSETAKMKIHPGQYYTVNFYAENKTDQSMVARAIPSVSPGLAAEYLKKTECFCFSEQTFEPHEKKTMPVRFVIDPALPERYKTVTLAYTFFDNTETSVNK, from the coding sequence ATGATGAACAGTGTAGAACGAAAAAATACCAGGCTGGTCGTTAAACTGGCATTGATAGTTCTGGCGATGTTCGGTTTCGGCTATGCCTTGGTGCCGATTTACAATGTATTTTGTGACATCACCGGGCTGAATGGCAAAACCGCCGAAAGCGCGGCGCAGGAAGTGCGCTACGAAATCGATCCGGCCAGAGAAATTACGATGGAATTTCTTACCTCTCTGAACGAATCGGCGCCGATGTCATTCAGCAGTGAAACCGCTAAGATGAAAATTCATCCGGGGCAGTATTACACGGTGAACTTTTATGCGGAAAATAAAACCGATCAGTCGATGGTGGCCAGAGCCATTCCCAGCGTTTCACCGGGGCTGGCGGCTGAATACTTAAAGAAAACCGAGTGTTTTTGTTTTTCCGAGCAGACCTTCGAACCGCATGAAAAGAAAACCATGCCGGTTCGTTTCGTGATCGATCCGGCGCTGCCTGAACGCTATAAAACAGTCACACTTGCATATACTTTTTTTGACAACACTGAGACTTCAGTAAACAAATAA
- a CDS encoding cytochrome c oxidase subunit 3: MSTKGAYYIPHKAVWPFIGTSGMMIMLAGFANYLNGSTIGPAMMIFGLAMFILMLTGWFALQAGESESGMYNHEVGISYRMGMMWFIFSEVMFFAVFFGALWYARNLSVPWLGGFGDGPGRATQEILWPTFEAVWPTNGPGEIGGEFEEMGAFGLPFLNTLLLLTSGVTCTWAHHGLLAKKRDQLIKGLIATVGLGFLFVACQAFEYYEAYHEMGLTLGSGIYGSTFFMLTGFHGFHVCVGAIILSVVLFRSWKGHFTPENHFAFEGAAWYWHFVDVVWLGLFVFVYLL; encoded by the coding sequence ATGTCTACAAAGGGCGCATATTATATTCCGCATAAGGCGGTTTGGCCGTTTATCGGAACGTCCGGCATGATGATTATGTTGGCCGGTTTCGCCAATTATCTCAATGGTTCCACGATCGGGCCGGCGATGATGATATTCGGTTTGGCGATGTTTATTTTAATGCTGACCGGCTGGTTCGCGTTGCAGGCGGGAGAAAGCGAATCCGGCATGTACAATCATGAAGTAGGCATTTCCTACCGCATGGGCATGATGTGGTTCATCTTTTCCGAAGTGATGTTCTTCGCCGTATTCTTCGGCGCCTTATGGTATGCCCGCAACCTGTCCGTGCCCTGGCTGGGCGGCTTCGGTGATGGCCCTGGGCGCGCCACGCAGGAAATTTTATGGCCAACTTTCGAAGCAGTATGGCCGACCAATGGCCCCGGCGAGATCGGCGGCGAATTCGAAGAAATGGGGGCCTTTGGTCTGCCTTTTCTGAACACCTTGTTGCTGTTGACCAGTGGCGTGACCTGCACCTGGGCGCATCATGGCTTGTTGGCGAAAAAACGCGACCAGTTGATCAAGGGATTGATTGCGACTGTCGGCCTGGGCTTTTTATTCGTCGCCTGTCAGGCGTTTGAATATTATGAAGCCTACCATGAAATGGGCCTGACGCTGGGTTCCGGCATCTATGGTTCCACTTTCTTCATGTTGACCGGGTTCCACGGCTTTCACGTCTGCGTGGGCGCGATCATTTTGAGCGTCGTGCTGTTCAGAAGCTGGAAAGGGCATTTCACGCCGGAAAACCATTTTGCCTTCGAGGGCGCGGCATGGTACTGGCACTTTGTCGATGTGGTATGGTTAGGCCTGTTTGTCTTCGTTTACCTGCTGTAA
- a CDS encoding twin transmembrane helix small protein yields MLIKSFIIIAFILIVISLGSALFHLVRRQGEESSEKTAKALTYRIALSLILFILIFLAYATGLIKPQGIGARMQQAQQQAAEKPAGE; encoded by the coding sequence ATGCTCATAAAAAGCTTCATCATCATTGCTTTTATCCTGATTGTTATCAGTCTCGGTTCCGCCTTGTTTCATCTGGTCAGACGTCAAGGTGAAGAATCGTCCGAAAAGACCGCCAAGGCCTTAACCTATCGGATTGCGCTGTCGCTGATCCTGTTTATTCTGATCTTTCTGGCCTATGCGACTGGCCTGATCAAACCGCAGGGTATCGGCGCCAGAATGCAGCAAGCTCAGCAACAAGCGGCGGAAAAGCCCGCCGGCGAATAA
- a CDS encoding SURF1 family protein — protein sequence MKKLNISLAGRSFRFSIGGLLLYLIAVTVLCALGNWQLRRAEQKALFLQQQEVASEAEISDLNRQRQLDLKALEYQTVSVSGYYDPLHQFLIDNQISRGKAGYFVMTPFFIEGRDVAVLVNRGWVPMAQDRSLKTDISIEEANTTITGRVNHFPPVGLVLEGADVPSASWPAVVQVVNSEILAKRLGYPLLDFQVELDPEMTDGYRREWRSVSVMPPEKHIAYAVQWFALALTLTVLFIWLSHKK from the coding sequence ATGAAAAAACTAAATATTTCCCTGGCGGGTAGGTCTTTTCGCTTTTCTATCGGCGGGCTGTTGTTATACCTGATCGCAGTAACGGTTTTGTGCGCGTTAGGGAATTGGCAGTTACGCAGGGCGGAGCAAAAGGCGTTGTTTTTACAACAGCAGGAAGTCGCTAGCGAGGCGGAAATAAGCGATTTGAATCGACAACGGCAGTTGGATTTAAAGGCCTTGGAGTATCAAACGGTTTCGGTTTCAGGGTATTATGATCCGTTGCACCAGTTTTTGATCGATAATCAAATTAGTCGCGGCAAAGCCGGCTATTTTGTCATGACGCCTTTTTTTATCGAAGGGCGGGATGTCGCGGTGTTGGTCAACAGGGGCTGGGTGCCGATGGCGCAAGACCGGTCTTTAAAGACGGATATCAGCATCGAGGAGGCGAATACAACGATCACCGGCAGAGTCAATCATTTTCCGCCGGTGGGTCTGGTGTTGGAAGGCGCCGATGTGCCGAGCGCATCCTGGCCGGCGGTCGTGCAGGTCGTCAACAGCGAAATATTGGCGAAAAGGCTCGGTTACCCGCTGCTGGATTTTCAGGTCGAACTGGATCCCGAGATGACGGACGGCTATCGCCGCGAATGGCGCTCGGTGTCGGTCATGCCGCCGGAGAAACATATCGCTTATGCCGTGCAATGGTTTGCGCTGGCGCTCACGTTAACGGTGTTATTTATTTGGTTGAGTCATAAGAAATAA
- the ftsY gene encoding signal recognition particle-docking protein FtsY, whose product MFRKLALFSALVALFVIVLGSYVRLTDAGLGCPDWPGCYGKAIVGGDDAFKSQAEQRFPDAPLDSGKAWKEMTHRYAAGLLGVLALLMALLSWRVKHCRWLAVSSSAVLLLLIAAQAALGMWTVTLKVMPIVVTSHLLLGFITFWTIVWMYWRTDPVLTPSGQRHLGLRSVTLLAMLVLLAQIVLGGWTSTNYAALACTDFPRCNGQWLPSDADFGSALSFFSGLETGYKGVLSYQGQLAAHWLHRVGALITFLMLTLVMLMATSAHYSKQVRKAGLILSVLLLVQITLGILNVRLSLPLWSAVAHNGFAALLMLPLIAIRLYARYGVVGEAKAEVEAVAAAVPAEAEEVYVEAEPESLYRRLQAQLQRTRSGLGGVLATLPLGQKNIDEDLLEEIEASLLMADVGIEATSEIINRLTESLERNQLDDAEALKEALKQDLYEMLQPCSQPLVIPEQEGPFVILVVGINGAGKTTSIGKLAKRLQGQGHSVMLAAGDTFRAAAVEQLQTWGERNNIQVVAQHTGADSASVIFDGVQSAKAKGVDVLIADTAGRLHTKSNLMEELSKIKRIMAKLDESAPHEVLLVLDAGTGQNALSQAKLFNDAVQLTGIALTKLDGTAKGGVIFALAKQMGVPIRFIGIGEGIDDLQDFDAKTFVDALFVQD is encoded by the coding sequence ATGTTTAGGAAACTCGCTCTTTTTAGTGCGTTAGTGGCACTGTTTGTTATTGTTCTGGGCTCTTATGTCCGCCTGACCGACGCCGGCTTGGGCTGTCCCGACTGGCCCGGCTGTTATGGCAAGGCCATCGTCGGCGGCGATGACGCCTTCAAGAGTCAGGCCGAACAACGCTTTCCCGATGCTCCGCTAGATTCGGGCAAAGCCTGGAAGGAAATGACCCATCGTTATGCGGCCGGTTTGTTGGGCGTGTTGGCCTTGCTGATGGCCTTGCTGTCCTGGCGGGTCAAACATTGCCGCTGGCTGGCGGTGTCATCGAGCGCCGTTTTATTGCTGTTGATTGCGGCTCAGGCGGCGTTGGGCATGTGGACGGTCACACTGAAGGTCATGCCGATTGTCGTCACGTCGCATCTGCTGCTGGGGTTCATCACGTTCTGGACCATCGTCTGGATGTATTGGCGCACCGATCCAGTATTGACTCCTAGCGGTCAACGACACCTTGGGCTGCGCTCCGTGACTCTGCTGGCGATGCTGGTGTTGTTGGCGCAGATTGTTTTGGGCGGCTGGACCAGCACTAACTATGCGGCGCTGGCCTGCACCGATTTTCCGCGCTGTAACGGACAATGGCTGCCGTCGGATGCCGATTTTGGCAGTGCGCTGAGTTTCTTTAGCGGACTGGAAACCGGCTACAAAGGCGTATTATCGTATCAAGGTCAATTGGCGGCCCATTGGTTGCATCGCGTCGGCGCCTTGATCACGTTCTTGATGCTGACGCTGGTGATGTTGATGGCGACATCGGCGCATTATTCCAAGCAGGTGCGCAAAGCGGGCCTGATCCTGAGTGTGCTGTTGCTGGTTCAAATCACCTTGGGCATTTTGAATGTCAGATTGTCGCTGCCGTTATGGTCCGCGGTCGCACATAACGGCTTTGCCGCCTTGTTGATGTTGCCGTTGATCGCCATCAGACTCTATGCCCGTTATGGCGTGGTCGGCGAAGCTAAGGCGGAGGTGGAGGCTGTTGCCGCTGCAGTGCCCGCCGAAGCGGAAGAGGTTTATGTAGAAGCCGAGCCGGAATCGCTGTATCGGCGATTGCAAGCGCAATTACAGCGCACCCGTTCCGGTTTGGGTGGAGTATTGGCGACGTTGCCGCTGGGGCAAAAAAACATCGACGAGGACTTGCTGGAGGAAATCGAAGCCAGCTTGTTGATGGCGGACGTCGGTATCGAGGCGACCAGCGAAATCATTAACCGTTTGACCGAGAGCCTGGAACGCAATCAGCTCGATGATGCCGAGGCGCTGAAGGAGGCGTTGAAGCAGGATTTATACGAAATGTTGCAGCCCTGCAGCCAACCCCTGGTGATTCCCGAACAGGAAGGGCCTTTCGTCATTTTGGTGGTTGGCATCAATGGCGCAGGCAAGACCACGTCGATCGGCAAGTTGGCGAAACGCCTGCAGGGTCAAGGCCATAGCGTCATGCTGGCGGCCGGAGACACCTTCAGGGCGGCCGCGGTTGAGCAGTTGCAGACCTGGGGTGAACGTAACAATATTCAGGTCGTCGCACAGCATACCGGCGCCGATTCGGCATCGGTGATATTCGATGGCGTACAGTCGGCCAAGGCCAAGGGTGTCGATGTGTTGATCGCCGATACCGCGGGCCGCCTGCATACCAAGTCGAACCTGATGGAAGAATTGAGTAAAATCAAACGGATCATGGCTAAGCTGGATGAGTCGGCTCCGCATGAGGTTTTGTTGGTGCTCGATGCCGGCACCGGTCAGAACGCCTTGTCGCAGGCCAAATTGTTCAACGATGCGGTTCAACTGACCGGCATCGCGCTGACCAAGCTAGACGGTACCGCCAAGGGCGGGGTGATCTTTGCCTTGGCCAAACAAATGGGTGTGCCGATTCGATTCATCGGCATCGGTGAGGGCATAGACGATCTGCAAGATTTCGATGCCAAGACTTTTGTGGATGCATTATTTGTACAAGACTGA
- the ftsE gene encoding cell division ATP-binding protein FtsE, producing the protein MLKFDHVSKRYPDAGDALVDVSFHLARGEMAFLTGHSGAGKSTLLKLIAMMETCSRGHVLLDGQNLNRISERQVPYLRRNLGLIFQDYKLLLDRTVFDNVALPLVISGYGHQDIAKRVRAALDKVGLLGKEKKYPLALSGGEQQRVGIARAVVNKPRLILADEPTGNLDPELSAEVMHLFEQFQQVGVSVLIASHDIDLITRMGYRMLVLDHGHLVKG; encoded by the coding sequence ATGCTTAAATTCGACCATGTCAGTAAACGTTATCCGGACGCCGGCGATGCGCTGGTCGATGTCAGCTTTCATCTGGCGCGAGGCGAAATGGCCTTCTTGACCGGTCATTCCGGCGCCGGTAAAAGCACCTTGTTGAAGCTGATTGCGATGATGGAAACGTGCAGCCGGGGGCATGTCTTGCTGGACGGCCAGAATCTCAATCGGATCAGCGAGCGTCAGGTGCCTTATCTGCGCCGCAATCTGGGCCTGATTTTCCAGGACTATAAACTGTTGCTGGACCGCACTGTATTCGACAATGTGGCCTTGCCTCTGGTGATTTCCGGCTACGGTCATCAGGACATCGCCAAGAGAGTGCGCGCGGCGCTGGACAAGGTCGGTTTGTTGGGCAAGGAAAAGAAGTATCCGTTGGCATTGTCCGGCGGTGAACAGCAAAGGGTAGGGATCGCTCGTGCGGTGGTCAACAAGCCGCGGCTGATCCTGGCCGACGAACCGACCGGCAACCTGGATCCGGAGTTGTCGGCCGAAGTCATGCATTTATTTGAACAATTTCAGCAGGTGGGGGTGTCGGTGTTGATCGCCAGTCATGACATAGACTTGATTACGCGCATGGGTTACCGGATGTTGGTATTGGATCACGGTCATCTGGTAAAAGGGTAA
- the ftsX gene encoding permease-like cell division protein FtsX, whose protein sequence is MASAKKQTQHKSTLSDRGLAYLLSHAHALFSSLGRLTRSPFTSIMTVLVLAVTVSLAGSFYLLVNNARQLTGNLESSNQISLFLKTTVSDAAGKKLAKQIGENGLVEQVKVISKSQAMDEFKAYSGFGEALNTLDSNPLPTVIQVLPKNSLQDEAAVEKLMQELGEYPQVDFVQMDMQWVKRLQSMMQLAGRSVTLLNILLGFAVIFITGNTIRLELQNRREEVLIAKLVGATHSFVQRPFVYTGLWLGFFAGVSAWVIVTIMVWVLQGPLEKLSLLYDGSFHMLYFSFSEALLLLLLSTSAGALGAWIVLHYQLRLIKPQ, encoded by the coding sequence ATGGCTAGTGCAAAAAAACAGACGCAGCATAAGAGCACTCTGAGCGATAGAGGTTTGGCGTATTTGCTGAGTCACGCTCATGCGCTTTTTTCCAGTCTCGGCCGTCTGACTCGGTCGCCGTTTACCTCGATCATGACGGTGCTGGTTTTGGCGGTCACCGTCTCATTGGCCGGCAGTTTTTATCTGTTGGTCAATAACGCCCGGCAGTTGACCGGCAATCTGGAGTCTAGTAATCAAATTTCGCTGTTTCTAAAAACCACGGTTTCCGATGCCGCCGGTAAAAAACTGGCTAAACAAATCGGCGAGAATGGCTTGGTTGAGCAAGTTAAAGTCATCAGTAAATCTCAGGCGATGGATGAATTCAAGGCTTACAGCGGTTTTGGCGAGGCCTTAAATACCTTGGACAGCAATCCGCTGCCTACCGTTATCCAGGTGTTGCCGAAAAATTCCCTGCAGGACGAAGCCGCCGTCGAAAAACTGATGCAAGAGCTGGGGGAATATCCGCAAGTGGATTTCGTGCAAATGGACATGCAATGGGTTAAGCGTCTGCAAAGCATGATGCAATTGGCCGGGCGCAGCGTGACCTTATTGAACATTTTGCTCGGTTTTGCGGTGATCTTCATCACCGGCAACACCATTCGACTGGAATTACAGAATCGCCGGGAAGAAGTCTTGATTGCCAAACTGGTGGGGGCGACCCATTCATTTGTGCAGAGACCCTTTGTCTATACCGGCTTGTGGCTGGGTTTCTTCGCCGGTGTTTCGGCGTGGGTGATCGTCACGATCATGGTCTGGGTCTTGCAAGGTCCCTTGGAAAAATTGTCGCTGCTTTATGACGGCAGCTTTCATATGCTCTATTTTAGTTTTTCAGAGGCGCTGTTGCTGTTGCTGCTGTCGACATCGGCGGGTGCGCTGGGGGCCTGGATTGTGCTGCATTACCAGCTCAGACTGATTAAACCTCAATGA
- the rpoH gene encoding RNA polymerase sigma factor RpoH, which produces MSNALALPVNLSVGTFDSYLNVIGQIPKLTSEQERELALRYRDMGDIEAARELVMSNLRFVAHVARGYSGYGLPLADIMQEGNVGLMKAVKRFDPDIGVRLVSFAVHWIRAEIHEYVIKNWRIVKVATTKAQRKLFFNLRKSKAGLGWLSKDDAEAIAENLDVDIKTVYEMEKRLDSRDMAFDLSTDETSEEHSSAPATYLEQQGADPALLLENADWKGHKEDLLTTAMAELDERSQDILASRWLADEKATLHQLAERYQVSAERIRQLEKNAMKKLKAAVVLEA; this is translated from the coding sequence ATGAGTAATGCATTAGCTTTACCAGTCAACTTATCAGTCGGAACCTTTGATTCCTATCTGAATGTGATCGGTCAGATACCGAAATTGACGTCCGAACAGGAGCGTGAGCTTGCGCTTCGTTACAGAGATATGGGGGATATTGAGGCGGCTCGTGAACTGGTAATGTCAAATTTGCGTTTTGTCGCTCATGTCGCCAGAGGATATAGCGGTTACGGTCTGCCGTTGGCCGATATCATGCAGGAAGGCAATGTCGGCTTGATGAAGGCGGTGAAACGCTTTGATCCCGATATCGGAGTACGGCTTGTTTCTTTCGCCGTGCATTGGATCAGAGCCGAAATTCATGAATATGTCATTAAAAATTGGCGCATCGTCAAGGTCGCGACGACGAAGGCGCAGCGAAAGCTGTTCTTCAATCTGCGCAAATCCAAAGCCGGCCTAGGCTGGCTGTCCAAAGATGACGCCGAAGCGATTGCGGAAAACCTCGATGTCGATATTAAAACCGTCTATGAGATGGAAAAGCGTCTCGATAGCCGTGATATGGCGTTCGATCTGTCGACCGATGAGACTAGCGAAGAACATAGTTCGGCGCCGGCCACTTATCTGGAACAACAAGGCGCCGATCCGGCCTTGCTGCTGGAAAATGCCGATTGGAAAGGGCATAAAGAAGATTTATTGACCACGGCGATGGCCGAATTGGATGAGCGTAGTCAGGATATTCTGGCGAGTCGTTGGCTGGCCGACGAAAAAGCGACCCTGCATCAGTTAGCGGAACGTTATCAGGTTTCCGCCGAACGCATCAGGCAATTGGAAAAGAACGCGATGAAAAAACTGAAGGCGGCGGTGGTTTTGGAAGCCTGA
- a CDS encoding tyrosine-type recombinase/integrase, producing MARDLIKSDLTIKASQPKDKPYRLNDGKGLVLLINPNGSKYWRLNYAFFGKRKTLSLGTYPAISLKTARLKAMECRQQILEGIDPSQARQERKQQIKQSFEDEQRQADGIPLENSFADIAQRWLEDFKPTVVPATFSRSSRRIEMHVLPYLGNKPIADIRAPDLLEVVLPIAKRQTVETAHRVLNLCHRIFKYAVAHGLMEYDPSPAVADALPSNKIKHRAAITDPRQVGQLMRDIDKYTGTFVVQCALKLSPLIFARPGEIRQMEWKEIDLDAKEWRYFVTKTSTEHIVPLSRQAVEVLQSIRKLTGQGRYVFPSARSDKQPMSNNTVRLAIRTMGYDADTMSAHGFRTTASTLLNEQGWSADAIERQLAHSPRNKVRAAYNRAQYLDERRRMMQAWADYLDGLKNGAEVIPIRKQV from the coding sequence ATGGCTAGAGACCTCATCAAATCTGACTTGACGATTAAAGCCAGTCAGCCAAAAGACAAGCCTTACCGTTTGAATGATGGCAAAGGTTTAGTGCTTCTTATCAATCCGAATGGTTCAAAATACTGGCGATTGAATTATGCTTTTTTCGGTAAGCGTAAAACCCTTTCCTTGGGGACCTATCCCGCCATCAGTTTAAAAACGGCTCGATTAAAGGCGATGGAATGTCGCCAACAAATCTTAGAGGGAATAGATCCTTCCCAAGCCCGACAAGAACGCAAGCAGCAAATCAAACAATCGTTTGAAGACGAACAGCGCCAGGCCGACGGCATACCGCTGGAAAATTCGTTTGCCGATATCGCGCAAAGATGGCTTGAGGATTTCAAACCGACCGTTGTACCCGCTACCTTCAGCCGATCTTCCAGGCGGATCGAAATGCACGTCCTGCCGTATTTAGGCAATAAGCCGATTGCCGATATCAGAGCGCCGGACTTGCTTGAAGTCGTGTTACCCATTGCCAAGCGGCAAACGGTCGAAACCGCGCACCGGGTTTTAAACCTTTGTCACCGTATTTTTAAATACGCCGTGGCTCATGGCTTGATGGAATACGACCCAAGCCCGGCGGTTGCCGATGCCTTGCCTTCCAATAAGATTAAACACCGCGCCGCCATCACCGATCCTCGGCAAGTTGGCCAACTGATGCGCGATATCGACAAATACACCGGAACCTTTGTGGTGCAATGCGCGTTGAAGCTTTCGCCGTTGATTTTCGCCCGGCCTGGCGAAATCCGGCAAATGGAATGGAAGGAGATCGACCTGGACGCCAAAGAGTGGCGCTACTTTGTCACTAAAACATCAACAGAGCATATTGTTCCGTTATCCCGGCAGGCTGTCGAGGTGTTGCAGTCGATTCGTAAATTAACCGGACAAGGCCGCTATGTGTTCCCCAGCGCCAGAAGCGACAAACAGCCGATGAGTAATAACACGGTGAGGCTTGCCATCCGAACTATGGGCTATGATGCCGACACCATGAGCGCCCACGGCTTCAGAACCACGGCCAGCACCTTGTTAAACGAACAAGGGTGGAGTGCTGACGCGATAGAGCGCCAACTAGCGCATTCGCCGCGCAATAAGGTTAGGGCGGCCTATAACCGGGCGCAATATCTGGACGAGCGCCGCCGCATGATGCAAGCCTGGGCCGATTACCTGGACGGCCTTAAAAACGGCGCCGAAGTAATACCGATCAGGAAACAGGTATAA
- a CDS encoding helix-turn-helix transcriptional regulator, translating to MSVHQLPTTGYLRLPQIIGDPKKGVPAIIPISRTSWYEGIKAGRYPAPVKLSPRCSAWRVEDIKRLIDEVSA from the coding sequence ATGAGTGTTCATCAATTACCCACTACGGGTTATCTGAGACTTCCGCAAATAATCGGCGATCCCAAAAAAGGCGTTCCCGCCATTATTCCGATTTCAAGGACCAGTTGGTATGAAGGTATCAAAGCCGGTCGTTACCCAGCGCCGGTGAAATTATCCCCGCGCTGTTCCGCCTGGCGGGTGGAAGATATTAAACGCCTCATCGATGAGGTGTCCGCGTGA